The Hymenobacter sp. DG01 genome has a segment encoding these proteins:
- a CDS encoding TVP38/TMEM64 family protein — translation MAFLKELFHQNTSTLVSLFLLAILPLVGDSILAWGLHENAEWLRHPSALQMLLYFVVVAFTMTFALTHTTVVVLVTAFYFGWPGFAGMLLTYMLAALFGHMLATSLDKGKLIGLLEKFPKAHAIMHELRADSWRLVLLTRLSPVLPFALITFILAVMGVPRRQFLTASVVGMLPRTLFFYWLGTKAQDVLLLIQDPDTGTAGKVLVVVLVAVSLFGLYFLFTRALKRVLQRGVEKEQKNFS, via the coding sequence ATGGCTTTTCTGAAAGAGCTTTTCCACCAGAATACTTCCACCCTGGTTTCCCTATTTCTGCTGGCGATACTGCCCTTGGTCGGGGATAGTATCCTGGCCTGGGGCCTGCACGAAAATGCCGAGTGGCTACGGCATCCCTCGGCCCTGCAGATGCTGCTGTATTTTGTGGTGGTGGCCTTTACCATGACGTTTGCCCTCACCCATACCACGGTGGTGGTGCTGGTTACGGCGTTTTACTTTGGCTGGCCTGGCTTTGCGGGCATGCTCCTGACCTACATGCTGGCCGCTTTGTTTGGCCACATGCTGGCTACCTCCCTCGACAAAGGAAAGCTGATCGGGCTGCTGGAAAAGTTTCCGAAGGCGCACGCCATCATGCACGAGCTGCGCGCCGACAGCTGGCGGCTGGTGCTGCTCACGCGCCTCTCGCCGGTGCTGCCTTTTGCGCTTATCACGTTTATCCTGGCCGTTATGGGCGTCCCGCGCCGACAGTTTCTCACGGCTTCGGTAGTGGGTATGCTGCCCCGTACTCTGTTTTTCTACTGGCTCGGCACAAAGGCCCAGGATGTGCTGCTGCTGATTCAGGACCCCGATACCGGCACGGCCGGCAAAGTGCTGGTGGTAGTGCTGGTGGCCGTGTCATTGTTCGGCCTGTACTTCTTGTTTACCCGGGCCCTCAAGCGGGTGCTTCAGCGAGGCGTCGAAAAAGAGCAAAAAAATTTCAGCTGA
- a CDS encoding cystathionine gamma-synthase has translation MKFGTKAIHAGVHPDPTTGAIMTPIYQTSTYVQRSPGDHKGFEYSRTHNPTRSQLQDALAALDNGKHGLAFATGMAAIDCIVKLLQPGDEVISTNDLYGGSYRLFTKVYQNYGIKFHFVPMHDMTAVEAAVTERTKLIWVETPTNPLLNVIDIAAASAVAKKAGALLVVDNTFSTPYLQTPLELGADMVMYSLTKYMAGHSDTVMGAVIVNDDELHQRLSFYQNACGGTPGPQDCFLVLRGLKTLHVRMQRHCENGRKVAEFLKAHPKVEKVYWPGFEDHPNHAIAAKQMRDFGGMISFVLKGDRQEDAVACLEKFQLFSLAESLGGVESLSGHPATMTHASIPAEERRKAGLSDSLIRLSVGIEDADDLLEDLQQAIG, from the coding sequence ATGAAATTCGGAACCAAGGCAATTCACGCGGGCGTACATCCCGACCCCACCACCGGGGCCATCATGACGCCCATTTACCAGACCTCGACCTATGTGCAACGCTCGCCCGGCGACCACAAAGGCTTCGAGTACTCGCGTACCCACAACCCTACCCGCTCGCAACTGCAGGACGCACTGGCGGCCCTCGATAACGGCAAGCACGGCCTGGCCTTTGCCACCGGTATGGCCGCCATCGACTGCATTGTGAAGCTGCTACAGCCCGGCGACGAGGTTATCAGCACCAACGACCTGTACGGCGGCTCTTACCGCCTGTTCACGAAGGTGTACCAGAACTACGGCATCAAGTTTCACTTTGTGCCCATGCATGACATGACGGCCGTGGAAGCCGCCGTAACCGAGCGCACCAAGCTGATTTGGGTGGAAACCCCTACTAACCCCCTGCTCAATGTCATCGATATTGCAGCGGCTTCGGCCGTAGCCAAAAAAGCCGGGGCTCTGCTGGTGGTCGATAATACGTTCAGCACCCCCTACCTGCAAACGCCGCTCGAACTCGGGGCCGATATGGTGATGTACTCACTGACCAAGTATATGGCGGGCCACTCCGATACGGTGATGGGCGCCGTAATCGTTAACGACGACGAGCTGCACCAGCGCCTAAGTTTCTACCAGAACGCCTGCGGCGGCACGCCCGGCCCCCAAGACTGCTTCCTGGTGCTGCGCGGCCTCAAGACCCTGCACGTACGGATGCAGCGCCACTGCGAAAACGGCCGCAAAGTAGCCGAGTTTCTTAAGGCTCACCCCAAAGTGGAGAAAGTGTACTGGCCCGGCTTCGAGGATCATCCCAACCATGCCATTGCCGCCAAGCAAATGCGCGACTTTGGGGGCATGATTTCCTTTGTGCTGAAGGGCGACCGGCAGGAAGATGCCGTGGCCTGCCTCGAGAAATTTCAGCTGTTTTCCCTGGCCGAAAGCCTGGGCGGCGTAGAAAGCCTCTCGGGCCACCCCGCCACTATGACCCACGCCAGCATCCCGGCCGAAGAGCGCCGCAAAGCCGGCCTCTCCGATTCGCTGATCCGCTTAAGCGTGGGCATTGAGGACGCCGATGACCTGCTGGAAGACCTGCAGCAAGCCATTGGGTAG
- a CDS encoding SGNH/GDSL hydrolase family protein, with protein sequence MRLLVLFSLLIGFGCTEPTADPAPRATPLPPAKPAVTQISYLALGDSYTIGEGVPATDWWGLQLARLGQTDGIQTPDIIARTGWTTAELQEAIKSANNQNTYELVSLMIGVNNQYRGQPVATYRTELRELLQTAIRFAGGRPGRVFMLSIPDWGRSPYARNYDQERITMEINQFNAAAQQECRQLGVAYVNITDLTRAAADDATQFAPDGLHYSGKHMQQWAQQALPVARQLLQ encoded by the coding sequence ATGCGCCTCCTGGTCTTGTTTTCGCTGTTGATTGGCTTTGGCTGCACCGAGCCAACGGCTGACCCGGCCCCGCGTGCTACCCCACTGCCGCCCGCGAAGCCAGCTGTAACCCAAATCAGCTACCTGGCTCTCGGCGACTCGTACACCATTGGGGAAGGCGTACCCGCGACGGATTGGTGGGGCCTGCAGCTGGCCCGGCTCGGCCAAACCGATGGTATTCAAACCCCCGACATCATTGCCCGAACCGGCTGGACTACCGCCGAGCTGCAGGAGGCCATCAAATCGGCCAACAACCAGAATACGTATGAGCTGGTGTCGCTGATGATTGGGGTTAACAACCAGTACCGGGGCCAGCCGGTAGCCACCTACCGCACTGAGCTGCGGGAGCTGCTGCAAACGGCTATTCGCTTTGCCGGCGGCCGACCGGGGCGCGTGTTCATGCTGTCCATTCCGGACTGGGGCCGCTCGCCCTACGCCCGCAATTACGATCAGGAGCGGATTACTATGGAAATAAATCAGTTCAATGCCGCCGCCCAGCAGGAGTGCCGGCAACTGGGGGTGGCCTACGTGAACATCACCGACCTGACCCGCGCGGCCGCCGACGACGCTACCCAGTTTGCCCCCGACGGGCTGCATTATTCGGGTAAGCACATGCAGCAGTGGGCGCAGCAGGCCCTGCCGGTGGCCCGGCAGCTGCTACAGTAA